The Branchiostoma floridae strain S238N-H82 chromosome 6, Bfl_VNyyK, whole genome shotgun sequence genomic interval CTCGCTGTTCTCCGTCAGCTGGGCTGCTGCGGTAAGACCGCCGGGTCGGGAAGGAAGACAGGCGCAATGTCGGAGAAGTCTGGCCGTGACGGCTCCTTGGATGGGAAGAGTGACTATGGAGATGAGGAGGAGCGAGGAGGAGCGGGGTCTGGACCAGCGTCGGGAGGACTGTTCTCATGCTTTCGAGGAGGCCAACCGGGAGGCCCGGGGAATACCGGCAAAGTAGGGCACGCTGGGCACGCTGGAGGACGTGGGGAGGGTTCACCGAAGACGAGATGGGGACAGCAGGGGGAGAGACCTTTCAGCGGAGACGGAGACGGGGACGTCGGGAACGACTACTACCGGATGGAGGACGTGTTTTACGGTGACGTGTACGACATAGACGACTATGCCGGCGGGCACGCGAGAGAGGCAAGGTAGTCCTCTGTAAGATTGGCTTATTGAACTATAAAGATGTTATTATCGGATAAAAGCACAAAAAATTAAACGTTGATGCTTTAAGATTTACTAGTACTGACTCTTATATCACTGGAAGTCAAAAGAACATAGAAACAGGGGGAGAAGAAACCACCAGAGGAAAGTCTGTTTCCAAGAAGCATGTTGTAGCAGATCAAACGTGGTTCCAGTTTTGAAATTTCCTTATATTGCTatacataaaaaaatcacaGGTTGAAAATATGGTTATTAATATACAATATGTTACAAGAGGTTTCAATGTTGTCATTGGTATTCTATGTGATTGCTGTCATAGAAAATTCTGGTAAAACTTGCATAAGAATTCTGATTATctgaaaatacacattttgtttgcaatttaTACAAGGTATATGTTATAATGTACATATAGTGTAGGAAGATCAGGTGTCATCGGGAGATTTGTTCTCTATTACCGTTGACATATTTGACTCGACGGGTCTCTTTTTCATTCCCATAACTCTATTCTCATAACCCATGGACCGTCTGTCGTGATCTTCGGACTTTCCGTCGTCGCTAGCCGACATTTTCCGACTGGAGGTCGGGCTGATTTTCGGAGTCCCCCCGGTTGTCCATCGGGAGTTTCCGTATGACGTCTTCCGCCGGACGTGTTTCCAGCGGTGTTTGTTGTATCTGTTGGTTCGCGGGTACGACTCCAGTTTTTCAATGGTGACACCTTTGAAGAGCAGCCCGCGCTCTGTAGTCCTTTTGTACCAGTACCATCCACCGACGGACGCTAGGGCCAGGGCAGCGGCGATTCCTATCAGGATACCAATCAGCGCCTCCACGTTAAGGCCTCCTACCTTTGCATCTGAAAATAAATGGGGAAAAAGTTAAGTACTGTTATAAGGCAACATAGTCAGTTGGACGTTCGAAACCATAATTGTAGACATTAATCGAAGTATCACGTGCACGGTGCTCTGTGCAAGCAATTTTGAACAGGATATGTCTTGAACGTTTGAAAAGAGCGACTGAATGTTTCTTTGTACATCCACGGCTTTTGGCACATAGAAAGGTATTAAACGTGCTTTTCCGTCGATTCGTGGTTTGTGACACGAACTATTCTAGAGATCACAAAATATGAGTAGATACTACAGCTGAGCATGGTTAAGTTTATTTCAAGACATCCAGAACCAGCGGCACAGTTACCAAAGCGAGTACAATGTGAGCAAAGTCTCTCTTTCCTCACGAAAAACTAAGATAAATGTCTTGTATAAAGATATGTAGATGGATGCCTTTTTGTCGTACCTGAACATGCTGGCAGGTCACTGCTCTCGTCCTCCCCAGTACCACAATGGTCGATTCCATCACAAACCACGGACGAACAGACGCATCTGCTGACGTTTTCACACAGGAACGACAGTGTGTCTCCTGTACAGGGGGCTGTAGGCATAATATatgaatgaaaacctttattgtacatacatacccactgggttcagtaaaGGTCGCAACAAGATGTACATGGAATatgtacaatgaatctacaatactcaagaatcgtatacCACGTGAAatcgacttcttctcgtttctttgtgaaaatatagaaacagatatgctgctttataagtaaaggtttgtctaaatatAGAATATGTAGCCTCcaaagcaggctctctggggcatCGGCCTTTTTtgtggctcataatacacttacGCTGGCCATGTGTTGTGCTGGGTCGCTTGTTCTACTGATACGCAGTACAAGCGAACCAGTACAataagaaatggccagcaaaaacGTATTATGAGCAAAAGGCCGAAAAcgggcccagagagcctgctgtgGAGACTAGAGGATATGTAGGATTATAGATTGATGTGTTTTATATCTTAACTATACCAGACTTGTCAGATGACTGACTGTAAACTTTGCTTCAATCATTCCGTTGAACGGAATTGTTTTGAGCTGTCGGTACAATTTGTGATCGGGTGTAAATACATTTAGTTTGTATTGGTctatcaaaatgtatttctttgaaTCTGAAGAATTAGTTTATAGCAATTGATGATGTTGGCCTATGTAATGTATACATGCTTGTGATTTGCCGtcatatatcatacatgtagtgtacatTCAGACAGAATGCATTTATTCTTACATGTCTAATAATGCCCCATGCAGTATCAATAATTCAGAGCCATTGTCGTTTGACACAGAGAGCAGCAATATGAATGTCATCTACAATACAAAACAGGTGCAAGGGTTGAGGCACGTAAGGGCACGTTGATTTggtacatggatgacatcatctgggaccccaaaactgatgcgagcgtgcaaataaaaaaacagtttggccaagaaaagttgccttcattatgaaatctaagtgatcaGGAAGGTAGAACAAACGACacaacacacagaatatggcgTACCTAACAATAGAATCTTCATTTCTGgcctttcacatcttcttctttgaccttggcattgacattgacattcgtcaattctatgacattagcatacattttccgatattttcCCCATCTACgctgttttgtacgatttaaGGCATAgttaaaacttttttattcttGGAAACGGCCTAAAATTGATGCGTcgatgtcatccaaataatcaaatcGACGTGACCTGATCTAGGAAAATTGTACTCACGCTCAGAAAACGACGTGTAGATGATCTCAAAGCCCATCTCGTACCCACTGTTGTCGCTGTTAAACTTCAGCGTCACCGTGTCACCCGATGTGACGATGTTTTCGGGAAGCTTGTATCCGCACCGCGTGCCGGAGATTACCGAAGTGGCGTTCGTGCCTGCGACGTCACCTTCGTAAATGTCCAAAGTGTCGTAACATCGGTCATTGGTTCCCTCTACTTCGAACCTCTTGTACTGCAGTAGGATTTTCTGCCCAGGGTTAACCCGTAACACGACCGTGCAGTGGAGGTTATCCGTGTAGTACAGGCTGCGTGTGAGCTCCAGCCTACCGCCACACTGCTTCTGGATTGTTTTGTCGCAATGTTCGTTCAAATAATCTGAAATAAAAGGCAAAGAAAAGTTACATTAAAGGTAACGCTCACTAGTGACTTTTCTCAATTGGGATACATGAATTTGTCATGGGATAATTCTACTTAGACGTTAATGATTACAGTGTTTGAAGCATATTCTGCATAGTTTCTCCATTATGAAGGCCCATCTGAGCTGAACAGTGTTTGTTCTGTCGGAGCTAATTGTGAGTACACGACACAAGTTAGGTCGGCAACGTTTGCTGAGTACACAACTTGACGACATTTGACAAGATCTACGGCCCTTCTACACCTGCGCCCAGCATTTTGAAACAACTTGAAGGCCTTTGTCCTTCGACCACTTAGACGAATGGACATCAAACAAAATGGCAGGAAATTACGTTAGCGAATAGCCATATTGGGTGGAAGTAAACACCAACCCGCCCTGGGCACGTTCACAAAATTGTTGCTATCTCGTTACCTTTCACTTGGAACATGTGTAGGTCCACCTTTACACCAAGTAAATAAGCTTATCTATCGTGCATCATGTGCTTACCAGGGAATGATGATATCATGTTTGTATATAACCGAGCAGCAAACTGACACAAAAACGTTATATGGATTTGAAATATAATTCTGTTTGACACGAACATCCAAGACTTAGGATTTTGCCTGATGGCATGTGTCTAATGAAAAAGGTACACAACTTCCTCTGTATCTTGAACAGAACTAACgttgtacaaacacacaatgGAATGCAAACAATTAGGGGTTACTCAGATGCAAGACTGTTTTGAGTGTTTCCATTGTGTCATGTACAACTTTAACGTCGGTGCTTTCAGTACCCGTTAAGTGCTCGTCCTCTCATTAGGGTGGGACCTGTGAAGGGGAATCCTGAACACAAGGTTTAACGAGTACCGATGAAGAGTATCGGTACGATAACATGGTCATAACGTCTCTGTGAGCTTCCATACGTGTTTTGTCAAACTGGATAACACGGTGAGTTATCCTAGATAACACTATTATTGAAGAACACTATGCCTTGTTTACACCATAACGCGGCTATCTCACATCACATATAAACTGCGTGACACGACTCAGTACTAAACGATTCTGTTGTAGAATTCCTACAAGGCCGTTGTTGGGGCTACTGCCGTGGGGTACATGTTTCTCTTGCTTGACATGGCAACCAGGAAATTACTACTGTAACATAAAACGTTTGTTTTTACTTTGGGTATCAGTAGCCTGGACGACAGAAGACTGGGCGGACAACCATACGGACGGTTTGTCTTACACTCACTCTTTATGTATGCCACGTTCAGAGACCCATCCGTTATTCAGGTGTTCTGAATAGCCGCTTTACGCGCGATAAAGCACGTATAGAGGAATGGCGTTGCTTCCCACGGTTGAATAAGGAAGAACGATCGTCGTGTTTGGGACTTGCTCGTCGAAAAATTGATTCCTTGGCTTTCTGATCTTAAATCATTCCAGGCGAATCAATGATTTTGACGTTAGCACCAAGTATTATATAGGGTATTGTAGCTAGATAGCCAAAGGATGACAATTACCTAAACGGAAAAAATGTATCGGTTGCGTGACTTTTTTGACCTTGAAGCGCTCGCTGATGAGACAAAGGCAACCCAACCTTACTCTCACTTCTTGCCCACCGAATGCTCAAAGGAACATTTCTGCACGTACCTGTGTCGAGTCCTGTGGTTAGACATAACGGAACGGAGTAGAGCAGAACAAGGAACCACCGTGCCGCCATCTTAAACTCCAAGGCAAAAGGGCCCGTTTGTCCCAACCACCCAACCATCCGCACACTTGCTGTTCTTTATGAAATAAATGACGTGAGACTTTCCAAGGGTCGCCTGGGAGACGGAACGCAGTCCCGCCGAGCACGCGTACTTGCCTGGCGTTATTAACCCTCCAATTTATAGGTCACCAATCACGAGACGACAATAGCAACCACGGCACAAAGTTCGTGATCTGCGGAGACCCTGGGCCGTCTGTTATCATTTGCTATTCAAACAGGTGGCTTTGGTTACAGAGGTAATCCGACGGAAACCATCGAATCGGATTCCTGTTGTCCAGTGCCTAATGACTAAATGCGAGAGGCTCATAagaactactctccaagcagaggttaggctccggctgtttttttagtcgttttttcgggctttcaattttgtattgtttcctGAAGTCTGTAaaccagttaggttttgacaataaaagatacaatacaaaataaatagcCCGAAAAAACGATTTAGAatctaaaaacgttaaaaaaaacagccggagcctaacttctgcttggagagtacataagAACTGGCAAACAGCTTTACTGGAACAGTAACAGCACAGGCTTTAATTTGCAGCGTGCGCCTCAGAAACAGGGGTTCCTTT includes:
- the LOC118418509 gene encoding uncharacterized protein LOC118418509, which codes for MVGWLGQTGPFALEFKMAARWFLVLLYSVPLCLTTGLDTDYLNEHCDKTIQKQCGGRLELTRSLYYTDNLHCTVVLRVNPGQKILLQYKRFEVEGTNDRCYDTLDIYEGDVAGTNATSVISGTRCGYKLPENIVTSGDTVTLKFNSDNSGYEMGFEIIYTSFSEPPCTGDTLSFLCENVSRCVCSSVVCDGIDHCGTGEDESSDLPACSDAKVGGLNVEALIGILIGIAAALALASVGGWYWYKRTTERGLLFKGVTIEKLESYPRTNRYNKHRWKHVRRKTSYGNSRWTTGGTPKISPTSSRKMSASDDGKSEDHDRRSMGYENRVMGMKKRPVESNMSTVIENKSPDDT